The Hymenobacter sp. 5317J-9 genome has a window encoding:
- a CDS encoding DUF177 domain-containing protein, which produces MKKESKYDINLAKLALKTHHFEFELGPDFFALFEEPLVEQGQLHADVELIKTERLITLNFHITGTVRLVCDRSLDEFDQPLDIQEQLLVRFGDENKELDDNVLQITPETQSLPLAQHLYDYIGLALPMKKLHPRFQNEEDENPDAETKLIFTTRDENEGPDDDEPADPRWAALKNLN; this is translated from the coding sequence GTGAAAAAAGAAAGCAAATACGACATCAATCTTGCCAAGCTGGCGCTGAAAACGCACCACTTTGAGTTCGAGCTGGGTCCCGACTTTTTTGCCTTGTTTGAGGAGCCGCTGGTAGAGCAAGGCCAGTTGCACGCCGACGTGGAGCTCATCAAAACCGAGCGCCTCATCACGCTCAACTTCCACATCACCGGCACGGTACGCCTCGTTTGTGACCGCAGCCTCGACGAGTTTGACCAGCCGCTCGACATTCAGGAGCAGTTGCTGGTGCGCTTCGGCGACGAGAATAAGGAGCTGGACGACAACGTGCTGCAAATCACGCCCGAAACCCAGAGCCTGCCCTTGGCTCAGCACCTCTACGACTACATCGGCCTGGCTCTGCCCATGAAGAAGCTGCACCCGCGCTTCCAGAACGAGGAGGACGAAAACCCCGACGCCGAAACCAAGCTCATCTTCACGACTCGCGACGAAAACGAGGGCCCCGATGATGACGAGCCGGCCGACCCGCGCTGGGCCGCGCTCAAAAACCTGAACTGA
- a CDS encoding antitoxin Xre/MbcA/ParS toxin-binding domain-containing protein, whose product MTPYAFVDVLGGPSVVGEPIASDLQLVDVIQRGLQRKALDHLARRSHLPLPVLAAAVDLSVRTLQRYTPAQRLRADATDRLVQLATLYAEGFDLFGEDKFRHWMESSIPALGGRKPVELINTTVGIRMLRDIIGRIEHGVFG is encoded by the coding sequence ATGACCCCATATGCTTTTGTTGATGTGTTAGGCGGTCCCTCCGTAGTGGGCGAGCCCATTGCCAGCGACTTGCAACTGGTAGATGTGATTCAGCGCGGGCTACAGCGCAAGGCGCTCGACCACTTGGCGCGGCGCTCGCACCTGCCGCTGCCGGTGCTGGCCGCGGCCGTCGATTTGTCGGTGCGCACGCTGCAGCGCTACACGCCCGCCCAGCGCCTCCGGGCCGATGCCACCGACCGGCTGGTGCAACTGGCCACGCTCTACGCCGAGGGTTTCGACCTGTTTGGCGAAGACAAATTCCGGCATTGGATGGAATCATCTATTCCGGCCTTGGGTGGCCGCAAGCCCGTAGAGCTCATCAACACCACCGTGGGGATTCGGATGCTGCGCGACATCATTGGGCGCATCGAGCACGGCGTTTTTGGGTAG
- a CDS encoding four helix bundle protein — MVLGNSDSWIRRINPTLTLRCGSLRASLSQKCIAPARFSPKDELFGLTNQLRRAAVSIPSNIAEGCGRQTPRDTINFLFIARGSLYELETQIYVALDLRYLTTETADTLFLLVTSCKKLLHGFINHYRQQLA; from the coding sequence ATGGTGCTTGGCAATTCTGATTCATGGATAAGGAGAATAAATCCTACACTCACCTTGAGGTGTGGCAGCTTGCGCGCAAGCTTGTCTCAGAAGTGTATAGCGCCAGCCAGGTTTTCCCCAAAAGACGAGTTGTTTGGTCTGACCAATCAACTTCGCCGAGCAGCAGTCTCTATTCCCTCCAATATTGCAGAAGGGTGTGGGCGGCAAACTCCCCGCGACACAATCAATTTTCTGTTCATAGCGAGGGGCTCGCTTTACGAGTTGGAAACCCAGATTTATGTTGCTCTTGACCTCCGCTATTTAACCACTGAAACCGCCGACACCTTATTCCTACTGGTGACAAGTTGCAAGAAGCTGCTTCACGGCTTCATCAATCATTACCGCCAGCAACTTGCCTGA
- a CDS encoding dihydrolipoamide acetyltransferase family protein — protein MARVEMTMPKMGESIMEGTVLKWLKQVGDTIEQDESVLEVATDKVDTEVPAIHAGVLQEILVQEGQVVAVGAPIAIVETDAAGAGATAPAATPAAPQAAPAPSSNGSAVPYVPEATAPAAAPVAGAEHQPGRFLSPLVLSIAREEGVSMTDLEYLPGTGKEGRVTKKDILDYVAAGKPSLTGAVAAPAAAPAAPAPAAASAPQPQAAPAAPASATASKPAPSVSGGQELIEMDRMRKMIAQRMVDSKRISPHVTSFVEADVTDIVNWRNKHKDAYKKREGENLTFTPIFIQAVARAIQDFPNINVSVDGDYIVKKRDINIGVAVALPSGNLIVPVIHNADQLNLNGLTKKVNDLANRARINKLTPADLEGGTYTLSNVGSFGNVMGTPIIMQPQVAIMAVGAIKKKPAVIETPQGDLIGIRHFMFLSHSYDHRVVDGSLGGMFVRRVADYLEQFDPSTAI, from the coding sequence ATGGCACGAGTGGAAATGACGATGCCCAAGATGGGCGAATCCATCATGGAAGGCACCGTCCTGAAATGGCTGAAACAAGTCGGCGACACGATTGAGCAAGACGAATCGGTGCTGGAAGTGGCCACCGACAAAGTGGACACCGAAGTGCCGGCCATCCACGCCGGGGTGCTACAGGAAATTCTGGTGCAGGAAGGCCAGGTAGTGGCCGTGGGCGCGCCCATTGCCATTGTAGAAACCGATGCCGCGGGTGCCGGTGCAACGGCTCCGGCTGCCACTCCCGCCGCTCCGCAGGCGGCCCCTGCCCCATCGAGCAACGGCAGCGCCGTACCCTACGTGCCCGAAGCTACCGCCCCGGCCGCGGCCCCTGTTGCCGGCGCCGAGCACCAGCCCGGCCGCTTCCTTTCGCCGCTGGTGCTGAGCATTGCCCGCGAAGAAGGCGTGAGCATGACCGACCTCGAATACCTGCCCGGCACCGGCAAGGAAGGCCGCGTGACCAAGAAAGATATTCTCGACTATGTAGCCGCCGGTAAACCCTCGCTGACGGGCGCTGTTGCTGCCCCAGCCGCAGCTCCGGCAGCCCCTGCGCCGGCCGCTGCTTCGGCTCCGCAGCCACAAGCCGCGCCTGCTGCTCCGGCTTCGGCCACGGCTTCCAAGCCCGCCCCGAGCGTGAGCGGCGGCCAGGAACTGATTGAGATGGACCGCATGCGCAAGATGATTGCGCAGCGCATGGTGGACTCGAAGCGCATTTCGCCGCACGTCACCAGCTTCGTGGAGGCCGACGTGACGGACATCGTGAACTGGCGCAACAAGCACAAGGACGCCTACAAGAAGCGCGAGGGCGAAAACCTCACCTTCACGCCCATCTTCATTCAGGCCGTGGCCCGCGCCATTCAGGATTTCCCGAACATCAACGTGTCGGTGGATGGCGATTACATCGTGAAGAAGCGTGACATCAACATTGGCGTGGCCGTGGCCCTGCCCTCCGGCAACCTGATTGTGCCGGTGATTCACAACGCCGACCAGCTCAACCTGAACGGCCTGACCAAGAAGGTGAACGACCTGGCCAATCGCGCCCGCATCAACAAGCTCACGCCCGCCGACCTCGAAGGCGGTACCTACACGCTGAGCAACGTGGGCTCGTTCGGCAACGTGATGGGCACGCCCATCATCATGCAGCCACAGGTGGCCATCATGGCCGTGGGCGCCATTAAGAAGAAGCCGGCCGTGATTGAAACGCCGCAGGGCGACCTCATCGGCATTCGCCACTTCATGTTCCTGAGCCACAGCTACGACCACCGCGTGGTTGACGGCTCGCTCGGTGGCATGTTCGTGCGCCGGGTGGCGGACTACCTGGAGCAGTTTGACCCGAGCACTGCGATTTAA
- a CDS encoding beta-ketoacyl-ACP synthase III: MKITAAITGVGAYVPDYVLTNAELEKMVDTTDEWIMSRTGIRERRILKGENQGASVMGIKAVQQLLAKTGTKPEEVELLICATTTPDMLFPATANIISNGVGITKAFSFDMNAACSTFLFALATGAQYIQAGTHKKVIVVGADKMSSIVDYTDRANCILFGDGAAAVLLEPSTDGFGILDQVLRTDGSGEAYLHQKAGGSRRPPSHATVDAKEHYIYQEGATVFKFAVKSMADVAAQVMERNHLGKDDVAWLVPHQANKRIIDATANRMGVGPEKVMLNIDRYGNTTNGTIPLCLADYESQLRRGDNLVLAAFGGGFTWGSIYLKWAYDGDKVAAGK, encoded by the coding sequence ATGAAGATAACTGCTGCCATCACCGGCGTGGGTGCCTATGTGCCCGATTATGTGCTCACCAATGCCGAGCTTGAAAAGATGGTTGACACCACCGACGAGTGGATAATGTCGCGCACCGGCATTCGGGAGCGCCGCATTTTAAAGGGCGAAAACCAAGGCGCTTCGGTGATGGGTATTAAAGCGGTGCAGCAGCTGCTGGCGAAGACCGGCACGAAACCCGAGGAGGTGGAGCTGCTCATTTGCGCCACCACCACGCCCGACATGCTGTTTCCGGCCACGGCCAACATCATTTCCAATGGCGTGGGCATCACCAAGGCGTTTAGCTTCGACATGAATGCGGCGTGCTCCACGTTCCTGTTTGCGCTGGCCACCGGTGCCCAGTACATTCAGGCCGGTACGCACAAGAAAGTGATTGTGGTGGGCGCCGACAAGATGTCGTCCATCGTGGACTACACCGACCGCGCCAACTGCATCCTCTTCGGCGACGGCGCCGCCGCCGTGCTGCTTGAACCCAGCACCGATGGCTTTGGCATCCTCGACCAGGTGCTGCGCACCGATGGCAGCGGCGAAGCTTACCTGCACCAGAAAGCCGGCGGCAGCCGCCGCCCCCCGTCCCACGCCACCGTGGACGCCAAGGAGCACTACATCTATCAGGAAGGCGCCACGGTGTTCAAATTTGCCGTGAAGAGCATGGCCGACGTGGCCGCCCAGGTGATGGAACGTAACCACCTCGGCAAAGACGACGTGGCTTGGCTGGTGCCGCACCAGGCCAACAAGCGCATCATCGATGCCACCGCCAATCGCATGGGCGTGGGGCCTGAAAAGGTGATGCTGAACATTGACCGCTACGGCAACACCACCAACGGCACCATTCCGCTGTGCCTGGCCGACTACGAAAGCCAGCTGCGCCGCGGCGACAACCTAGTGCTGGCCGCCTTCGGGGGCGGTTTCACCTGGGGCTCCATTTACCTCAAATGGGCCTACGACGGCGACAAAGTCGCCGCTGGTAAGTAG
- the efp gene encoding elongation factor P, whose product MASTADFRNGLVLNYNNELHVITEFQHVKPGKGPAFVRTKMRNIKTGRTIDNTFNAGVKVETARVEQRPHQFLYKDDYGYTFMNKEDFEQVVLPEEMVPFADLMKEGQDVTILMHAETEMPLTAELPTTVDLVVTYTEPGLRGDTATNTLKPATVETGARIQVPLFIDVDTKIRIKTSDYSYVERVK is encoded by the coding sequence ATGGCATCAACCGCCGACTTTCGCAACGGGCTCGTACTCAACTACAACAACGAGCTGCACGTCATCACCGAGTTTCAGCACGTGAAGCCCGGCAAAGGCCCCGCCTTCGTGCGCACCAAGATGCGCAACATCAAAACCGGCCGCACCATCGACAACACCTTCAACGCCGGTGTGAAGGTGGAAACGGCTCGCGTGGAGCAGCGCCCCCACCAGTTCCTGTACAAGGACGACTACGGCTACACCTTCATGAACAAGGAGGACTTCGAGCAGGTGGTGCTGCCCGAGGAAATGGTGCCCTTTGCCGACCTGATGAAGGAAGGCCAGGACGTGACCATCCTCATGCACGCCGAAACCGAGATGCCCCTCACCGCCGAGCTGCCCACCACCGTGGACCTGGTGGTTACTTACACCGAGCCCGGCCTGCGCGGCGACACCGCCACCAACACCCTGAAGCCCGCCACGGTGGAAACCGGCGCCCGCATCCAAGTGCCGCTGTTCATTGACGTGGACACCAAAATCCGCATCAAAACCAGCGACTACAGCTACGTTGAGCGCGTGAAGTAG
- the pdxA gene encoding 4-hydroxythreonine-4-phosphate dehydrogenase PdxA — protein MNQAPSTKHQAPRIGFSVGDLAGIGPEVIYKTLLDERLLKICTPVIYGTATALFDDFPTPADAEHLTMRQLRDAADIARGRLNAVTCWEEDFVLAPGQPSAATGAAARESLLAASRDLKAGKLDALVTAPISKDNTQADNFRYPGHTEFLTSFFGAPESLMFLVDEDAGLRIATVTGHVPLKDVPAKLTAELLRTKINLLLKSLKQDFGILKPRIAVLGLNPHAGENGLLGSEEGDLVAPVIQQFVQDGHLVVGPFPADGYFGTQQFRQFDATLALYHDQGLIPFKLMAFERGVNFTAGLPVVRTSPDHGTAYGLAGKYQADESSFRAAVYLACDIWKQRWEAAQPRSAR, from the coding sequence ATGAACCAAGCACCAAGCACCAAGCACCAAGCACCAAGAATAGGCTTCTCCGTGGGCGACCTCGCCGGCATCGGCCCCGAAGTCATCTATAAAACACTGCTCGATGAGCGCCTGCTGAAAATCTGCACGCCCGTCATCTACGGCACCGCCACGGCGCTCTTCGACGACTTCCCCACCCCGGCCGACGCGGAACACCTCACCATGCGCCAGCTGCGCGACGCGGCCGACATTGCCCGCGGCCGCCTCAACGCCGTGACCTGCTGGGAGGAAGATTTCGTGCTCGCGCCCGGCCAGCCCTCAGCCGCCACCGGCGCGGCCGCTCGCGAAAGCCTGCTGGCCGCCAGCCGCGACCTGAAGGCCGGCAAGCTCGATGCCCTCGTCACGGCGCCCATCAGCAAAGACAACACCCAGGCCGACAATTTCCGCTACCCCGGCCACACCGAGTTTCTCACCAGCTTTTTCGGGGCGCCCGAGAGCCTGATGTTTCTGGTGGACGAGGACGCCGGCCTGCGCATTGCCACCGTCACCGGCCACGTGCCGCTGAAGGACGTGCCCGCCAAGCTCACCGCCGAGCTGCTGCGCACCAAAATCAACCTGCTGCTCAAGTCGCTCAAGCAGGACTTTGGCATTCTGAAACCCCGCATTGCCGTGCTTGGCCTCAACCCCCACGCCGGCGAAAACGGCCTGCTGGGCAGCGAAGAGGGCGACTTGGTGGCACCCGTTATCCAGCAGTTTGTCCAGGACGGCCACCTTGTGGTGGGTCCCTTCCCGGCCGATGGCTATTTCGGCACCCAGCAGTTCCGGCAGTTCGATGCCACCCTGGCACTGTACCACGACCAGGGCCTTATTCCCTTCAAGCTCATGGCTTTTGAGCGCGGCGTGAACTTCACGGCGGGCCTGCCGGTGGTGCGCACCTCCCCCGACCACGGCACCGCCTATGGCCTGGCCGGCAAGTACCAGGCCGATGAGTCGTCGTTTCGGGCGGCGGTGTACCTGGCCTGCGACATCTGGAAACAGCGGTGGGAAGCGGCCCAACCCCGCTCCGCGCGCTAG
- the accC gene encoding acetyl-CoA carboxylase biotin carboxylase subunit, with the protein MFKKILIANRGEIALRIIRTCKEMGIKTVAVYSTADKESLHVKFADEAVCIGPPASKDSYLSMPNLIAACEITNADAIHPGYGFLSENAEFSRICAENGIKFIGASPEMINQMGDKATAKDTMKKAGVPCVPGSDGLLDSVEQGKKIAAKIKYPVILKATAGGGGRGMRIINSDEEFQKAWDDARTESKAAFGNDGMYLEKFVEEPRHIEIQIVGDQFGHVCHLSERDCSIQRRHQKLVEESPSPFMTDTLREKMGAAAIKGASSIGYEGVGTIEFLVDKNRDFYFMEMNTRIQVEHPVTEEVVAYDLIKEQIKVAAGIPISGKNYFPQLHAMECRINAEDPRHNFRPTPGKITTLHIPGGHGVRVDTHVYAGYTIPPNYDSMIAKLITVAQTREECIVKMKRALSEFVVEGVKTTIPFHLALMDDQDFKAGNFTTKFLETFDFSVI; encoded by the coding sequence ATGTTCAAGAAAATACTCATCGCCAACCGGGGCGAAATTGCCCTGCGCATCATCCGCACCTGCAAGGAAATGGGCATCAAAACGGTGGCCGTGTACTCGACTGCCGACAAGGAAAGCCTGCACGTGAAGTTTGCCGATGAGGCGGTGTGCATCGGGCCTCCGGCGTCGAAGGACAGCTACCTGAGCATGCCCAACCTGATTGCGGCCTGCGAAATAACTAACGCCGACGCCATTCACCCCGGCTACGGCTTCCTGAGCGAAAACGCAGAATTTTCGCGCATCTGCGCCGAAAACGGCATCAAGTTCATCGGCGCCTCGCCCGAGATGATTAACCAGATGGGCGACAAGGCCACGGCCAAGGATACCATGAAAAAAGCCGGCGTGCCCTGCGTGCCCGGCTCCGACGGCCTGCTGGACTCGGTAGAGCAAGGCAAGAAAATTGCCGCCAAAATCAAGTATCCGGTTATTCTGAAGGCCACGGCCGGCGGCGGGGGCCGTGGCATGCGCATCATCAACAGCGACGAAGAATTCCAGAAAGCCTGGGACGACGCGCGGACCGAATCGAAGGCAGCCTTCGGCAACGACGGCATGTACCTGGAGAAGTTTGTGGAGGAACCCCGCCACATCGAAATCCAGATTGTGGGCGACCAGTTCGGCCACGTGTGCCACTTGTCGGAGCGCGACTGCAGCATCCAGCGCCGCCACCAGAAGCTGGTGGAAGAATCGCCGTCGCCGTTTATGACGGACACCCTGCGCGAGAAAATGGGTGCAGCGGCCATTAAAGGTGCCAGCAGCATTGGCTACGAGGGCGTGGGCACCATCGAGTTTCTGGTGGACAAAAACCGCGACTTCTACTTCATGGAGATGAACACCCGCATTCAGGTGGAGCACCCCGTGACGGAGGAAGTAGTGGCCTACGACCTCATCAAGGAGCAGATTAAGGTGGCGGCCGGCATTCCGATTTCGGGTAAGAACTACTTCCCGCAGCTGCACGCCATGGAGTGCCGCATCAACGCCGAGGACCCGCGTCACAACTTCCGCCCCACCCCGGGCAAGATTACCACGCTGCACATCCCCGGCGGACACGGTGTGCGCGTGGATACGCACGTGTACGCGGGATACACCATCCCGCCGAACTACGACTCGATGATTGCCAAGCTCATCACCGTGGCCCAGACCCGCGAGGAGTGCATCGTGAAAATGAAGCGCGCCCTGAGCGAGTTCGTGGTGGAAGGCGTGAAAACGACCATTCCCTTCCACCTGGCGCTGATGGACGACCAGGATTTCAAAGCCGGTAATTTCACGACGAAATTTCTGGAGACGTTTGACTTCTCGGTCATCTAA
- a CDS encoding RES family NAD+ phosphorylase — translation MEVFRLARYARRHDLSGYGAYLYGGRWNLPGLALLYTAEQRAMALLETLVHLPVEDLPDDMYLMTLEVPDDTSRETLTPADLPSEWQRLSMPQPTATIGHEWLQSGRSLALQVPSVVVPQERNLLLNPAHPEFIRVRLLDAQPFHFDERLKK, via the coding sequence ATGGAAGTATTCCGACTGGCCCGCTACGCTCGCCGCCACGACCTGAGCGGTTACGGCGCCTACCTCTACGGCGGTCGCTGGAACCTGCCCGGCCTCGCCCTGCTCTATACTGCCGAGCAGCGCGCCATGGCCCTACTCGAAACCCTCGTGCACCTGCCCGTAGAAGACCTGCCCGACGACATGTACTTGATGACGCTGGAAGTGCCCGACGACACCAGCCGCGAAACCCTCACACCCGCCGACCTGCCATCCGAATGGCAGCGCCTGTCCATGCCGCAGCCCACGGCCACCATCGGGCACGAGTGGCTGCAATCGGGTCGCAGCCTGGCGCTGCAGGTGCCTTCGGTAGTGGTGCCCCAGGAACGGAACCTGCTGCTAAACCCCGCTCACCCCGAATTTATCCGGGTGCGGCTGCTGGATGCGCAGCCGTTTCATTTCGATGAACGACTGAAAAAATAG
- the accB gene encoding acetyl-CoA carboxylase biotin carboxyl carrier protein, with protein MKAKELQELLDFIAKSGLNKVNIETEEFKISVQREPNTKHVMSAAPAAVHAPAPAPAAAPAPAAAVPAAAPAAAAPTEAAGGNFKPLKAPMIGTFYRSSGPDAPAFVQVGDMVEKGQVICIIEAMKLFNEIEAEESGRIVKALVENASPVEYDQPLFLIE; from the coding sequence ATGAAAGCCAAAGAACTGCAAGAGCTACTTGATTTTATCGCCAAGTCGGGCCTGAACAAGGTGAACATTGAGACCGAAGAATTCAAGATTTCGGTGCAGCGTGAGCCCAACACCAAGCACGTGATGAGCGCCGCGCCGGCCGCTGTGCACGCGCCGGCCCCGGCTCCGGCGGCTGCTCCGGCACCGGCCGCGGCTGTCCCGGCCGCCGCTCCGGCTGCTGCCGCCCCCACCGAAGCCGCCGGCGGCAACTTCAAGCCCCTCAAGGCGCCCATGATTGGCACCTTCTACCGCAGCAGCGGCCCCGATGCGCCGGCGTTTGTGCAAGTGGGCGACATGGTGGAGAAAGGCCAGGTTATCTGCATCATCGAGGCCATGAAGCTGTTCAACGAGATTGAAGCCGAGGAAAGCGGCCGCATCGTGAAGGCACTGGTGGAAAACGCCTCGCCGGTGGAATACGACCAGCCGCTGTTTTTGATTGAATAG
- a CDS encoding leucyl aminopeptidase has translation MSLVLTHATSAPERATQVFILPAGTTALPTGAAGDLSAEAQEYVAAALANDQKLIHLNHFSHHHYFVVLADKPTPGQVAEALRRSGHALHAQLKAEKVTEVLVHNLSGNPKAGLLLAEGLALTAYHFEGYKTDEKSRQAPSLTKVALVGEAATEAELTELDGLLQGVMLARDLVNAPLNKLNAVQLAERIAEAGDQAGYTTDILDLPKIEALRMGGLLAVNLGSPEPPTFSILEWKPEGAKNAKPYVLVGKGVVFDTGGLSLKPTPNSMDMMKCDMAGGAAVAGTLFALAKNNVPLHVIGLVPATDNRPGGLAYAPGDVITMHSGLTVEVKNTDAEGRLLLADALSFAKKYDPELVIDLATLTGAAVRALATEASASMGTAEPATMSKLTEAGYAVHERLVEFPLWDEYADHIKSDIADLSNLGKGEAGHISAAKFLERFIEGYPWIHLDIAGPAYLTAAESYRGKGGTGVGVRLLYEFFQGVLGA, from the coding sequence ATGTCCCTCGTTCTCACTCACGCCACATCCGCTCCGGAGCGCGCCACCCAGGTATTCATTCTGCCCGCCGGCACCACGGCCCTGCCCACCGGCGCGGCCGGCGACCTCTCCGCCGAAGCACAAGAGTACGTGGCCGCTGCCCTGGCCAACGACCAGAAGCTCATCCACCTCAACCACTTCAGCCATCACCACTATTTTGTGGTGCTGGCCGACAAGCCCACACCCGGCCAGGTAGCCGAGGCCCTGCGCCGTAGCGGCCACGCCCTGCACGCCCAGCTCAAGGCCGAAAAAGTGACCGAGGTGCTTGTGCACAACCTGAGCGGCAACCCCAAAGCCGGCCTGCTGCTGGCCGAGGGCCTGGCCCTGACGGCTTACCATTTTGAAGGCTACAAAACCGACGAGAAATCGCGCCAAGCTCCTTCCCTGACCAAAGTTGCCCTGGTTGGCGAAGCCGCTACCGAAGCCGAACTCACTGAACTCGACGGCCTGCTGCAGGGCGTGATGCTGGCCCGCGACCTCGTCAACGCGCCCCTCAACAAGCTCAACGCCGTGCAGCTGGCCGAGCGCATTGCCGAAGCCGGCGACCAGGCCGGATACACGACCGACATTCTCGACCTGCCCAAAATCGAAGCCCTGCGCATGGGCGGCCTGCTCGCCGTCAACCTGGGCTCGCCCGAACCGCCCACCTTCAGCATCCTCGAATGGAAGCCCGAAGGCGCCAAAAACGCGAAGCCTTACGTGCTGGTGGGCAAAGGCGTGGTGTTCGACACCGGCGGCCTCAGCCTCAAGCCCACGCCCAACAGCATGGACATGATGAAGTGCGACATGGCCGGCGGCGCGGCCGTGGCCGGCACGCTCTTCGCCCTGGCCAAAAACAACGTGCCGCTGCACGTCATCGGCCTGGTGCCCGCCACCGACAACCGCCCCGGCGGCCTGGCCTACGCGCCCGGCGACGTCATCACCATGCACAGCGGCCTCACGGTGGAAGTGAAAAACACCGACGCCGAAGGCCGCCTGCTCCTGGCCGACGCCCTCAGCTTCGCCAAGAAGTACGACCCCGAACTGGTCATCGACCTAGCTACCCTCACCGGCGCCGCCGTGCGCGCCCTGGCCACCGAAGCCTCCGCCTCGATGGGCACCGCCGAGCCGGCCACCATGAGCAAGCTCACCGAAGCCGGCTACGCCGTGCACGAGCGTCTGGTGGAGTTTCCGCTATGGGACGAGTACGCCGACCACATCAAGTCCGACATTGCCGACCTCAGCAACTTGGGCAAGGGCGAAGCCGGCCATATTTCAGCCGCCAAATTCCTGGAACGCTTCATCGAAGGCTACCCCTGGATTCACCTAGACATCGCCGGCCCCGCCTACCTCACCGCTGCCGAAAGCTACCGCGGCAAAGGCGGCACCGGCGTGGGCGTGCGCCTGCTGTATGAGTTTTTCCAAGGAGTGCTTGGTGCATAG
- the plsX gene encoding phosphate acyltransferase PlsX encodes MKIALDAMGGDFAPQAAVAGALQAAEQLAGRATIVLIGQEDAVRPLLDAAGAAGAALEFVTASQIIDMGEHPARAFQQKQDSSIAVGYKMLLAGEVDAFCSAGNTGAMLVGAMLTVKAVPGVIRPAIANFVPKLKQNFGILLDVGANAECKPEMLEQFGELGSLYAQYVLGIASPKVGLVNLGEEEGKGTPITQAAHQLLKVNPHIQFVGNLEGRDMFNDKADVIVCDGFTGNILLKMAESIYEMMEEKHIHDPFFDKFNYEAVGGSPILGINDNAIIGHGRSTPLAICNMLVQGFNMADSGIVDQIKATFKT; translated from the coding sequence ATGAAAATAGCCCTCGACGCAATGGGCGGCGACTTTGCCCCCCAAGCCGCCGTGGCGGGTGCCCTGCAGGCGGCCGAGCAGCTGGCCGGCCGGGCCACCATCGTCCTCATTGGTCAGGAAGATGCCGTGCGGCCCCTGCTCGACGCCGCCGGCGCGGCCGGTGCCGCCCTGGAGTTTGTGACCGCATCGCAAATCATCGACATGGGCGAACACCCCGCCCGGGCCTTCCAGCAAAAACAGGACTCCAGCATTGCCGTGGGCTACAAAATGCTGCTGGCCGGCGAGGTCGACGCGTTTTGCTCGGCCGGCAACACCGGTGCCATGCTGGTGGGCGCCATGCTCACGGTGAAGGCCGTGCCCGGCGTTATTCGCCCGGCCATTGCCAACTTCGTTCCCAAGCTGAAGCAGAACTTCGGTATCCTGCTCGACGTGGGCGCCAACGCCGAATGCAAGCCTGAAATGCTGGAGCAGTTCGGCGAGCTGGGTTCGCTGTACGCGCAGTACGTGCTGGGCATTGCCAGCCCCAAAGTAGGTTTGGTGAACTTGGGCGAAGAAGAGGGCAAAGGCACGCCCATCACCCAAGCCGCGCATCAACTCCTGAAAGTGAACCCGCACATTCAGTTTGTGGGCAACCTGGAAGGCCGCGACATGTTCAACGACAAGGCTGACGTGATTGTGTGCGACGGCTTCACGGGCAACATCCTGCTAAAAATGGCCGAATCCATCTACGAAATGATGGAAGAGAAACACATTCACGACCCGTTTTTCGACAAGTTCAACTACGAGGCCGTGGGCGGCTCGCCCATCCTGGGCATCAACGACAACGCCATCATCGGGCACGGCCGCAGCACGCCGCTGGCCATCTGCAACATGCTGGTGCAGGGCTTCAACATGGCCGACTCGGGCATTGTTGACCAAATAAAGGCTACTTTTAAAACCTGA
- the rpmF gene encoding 50S ribosomal protein L32, with translation MAHPKRRTSSAVRDKRRTHYKLTPKAVTLCPNTGELHLRHKAYVVDGDLYHNGQLAIKNYTKTTAAPAADATGDDE, from the coding sequence ATGGCTCATCCTAAGCGCCGCACCTCTTCCGCCGTTCGCGACAAGCGTCGCACGCACTACAAGCTGACCCCTAAGGCCGTGACCTTGTGCCCCAACACGGGCGAGCTGCACCTGCGCCACAAGGCCTACGTGGTCGACGGCGACCTGTACCACAACGGCCAGCTGGCCATCAAAAACTACACGAAAACGACCGCAGCCCCGGCTGCCGACGCCACCGGCGACGACGAATAG